One genomic window of Vibrio parahaemolyticus includes the following:
- the metA gene encoding homoserine O-acetyltransferase MetA has protein sequence MPIRIPDQLPASDVLRTENIFVMSETRAASQEIRPLRVLILNLMPKKIETETQFLRLLSNSPLQVNVELLRIDNRPSKNTPTEHLDTFYRQFEMVKGKNFDGLIITGAPLGLVQFEDVIYWDHLKTIMEWAKDHVTSTLYVCWAAQAGLKLLYDLPKKTRKEKLSGVYHHQIHNPFHPILRGFDDTFLAPHSRYADFSPHFLEEHTDLDILATSDVAGVYLATTKDKRNVFVTGHPEYDSHTLHNEYIRDLGEGMEPAIPVNYYPNNNPDNPPIASWRSHGHLLFLNWLNYCVYQQTPYDLDHFSEDAFTKDD, from the coding sequence GTGCCAATTAGAATTCCAGATCAACTACCTGCTTCAGATGTACTTAGGACAGAGAACATCTTTGTAATGAGCGAAACTCGTGCCGCGAGTCAAGAGATACGTCCTTTGCGAGTACTGATTCTGAATTTGATGCCCAAGAAAATCGAAACAGAAACGCAGTTTCTTCGCCTTCTTTCAAACAGTCCATTGCAAGTAAACGTCGAGCTACTGCGCATCGATAATCGACCAAGCAAAAACACACCAACCGAGCATTTAGATACGTTTTACCGTCAGTTTGAGATGGTAAAAGGGAAGAATTTCGACGGTCTTATCATCACTGGTGCGCCACTTGGTCTGGTGCAATTTGAAGATGTGATCTATTGGGATCATTTAAAAACCATCATGGAATGGGCAAAAGACCATGTTACCTCGACGTTGTATGTGTGTTGGGCGGCGCAAGCAGGCTTAAAGTTGTTGTATGACTTGCCGAAAAAAACGCGTAAAGAAAAGCTTTCCGGTGTATATCATCACCAAATTCATAATCCATTCCACCCTATTTTACGTGGGTTTGATGATACGTTTTTAGCGCCCCATTCGCGTTATGCCGATTTTTCGCCACACTTTTTAGAAGAACATACCGACTTAGATATTCTCGCCACATCCGATGTGGCGGGCGTATATCTGGCAACGACCAAAGACAAGCGAAACGTGTTTGTTACCGGCCATCCAGAATATGACTCACACACTCTTCACAATGAGTACATTCGGGATTTGGGTGAAGGGATGGAGCCAGCAATTCCGGTCAATTACTACCCGAACAACAACCCAGATAACCCTCCCATTGCGAGTTGGCGAAGCCACGGACACTTGCTGTTCTTGAACTGGCTCAACTACTGCGTATACCAACAAACGCCTTACGATCTGGATCACTTCAGCGAAGATGCTTTCACTAAAGACGATTAA
- the pilW gene encoding type IV pilus biogenesis/stability protein PilW, with translation MKTVTLSALMLMTQFALVGCVTVKENGAPIVKADPVAMAESRIALGLGYLEGGNMIRAHDNLQQALSHAPQYYRAQLSMAHYYETVGEDAKAEDMYKRSLRQHTKNGNVLNNYGTFLCKRGDFQQADQMFNRAIEQPYYYLIPASYENAAFCALKSQDKDKAKYYFTRAIDHDPHRPKSILQLAKLEIESGNFTDARIRLMRFNQMYGVKKPSLQLMIELERAAGNEALEQKYVKQLERMS, from the coding sequence ATGAAAACCGTAACGCTCAGTGCACTAATGTTGATGACTCAGTTTGCACTCGTAGGCTGTGTTACCGTAAAAGAAAACGGCGCTCCTATCGTGAAGGCCGATCCTGTTGCTATGGCAGAATCTCGCATCGCTCTTGGGCTTGGTTATCTCGAAGGTGGCAATATGATCCGAGCGCACGACAATTTGCAACAAGCATTGAGCCACGCCCCACAATACTATCGCGCACAGCTTTCTATGGCACACTACTACGAAACTGTTGGTGAAGATGCGAAAGCAGAAGACATGTACAAACGCTCTTTACGCCAACACACCAAAAACGGCAACGTGCTCAATAACTACGGAACATTTCTATGTAAACGAGGTGATTTCCAACAAGCCGACCAAATGTTTAACCGCGCAATTGAACAACCTTATTACTACCTCATCCCTGCAAGCTACGAAAACGCCGCTTTCTGCGCATTGAAATCACAAGATAAAGACAAAGCAAAATACTACTTTACGCGAGCTATCGATCACGACCCACACCGCCCAAAATCGATTCTCCAACTTGCTAAACTCGAAATAGAAAGTGGCAACTTTACCGATGCAAGAATTCGACTGATGCGATTTAATCAAATGTACGGTGTAAAAAAACCGTCACTGCAACTTATGATCGAGTTAGAACGTGCGGCAGGAAATGAAGCGCTAGAGCAAAAATACGTAAAACAGTTAGAACGCATGTCATAA